In Conger conger chromosome 5, fConCon1.1, whole genome shotgun sequence, the DNA window GACGCCCAGGACATCCTGGACACGCTAGAGGACAACCGGAACTGGTACCAGAGCATGATCCCCCAGAGCCCGTCCCCGCCCTTCTACGAGCAGGACAAGGGCCAGCCCGGCAGCGGGGGGGACAAGTTCCAGTTCGAGCTgaccctggaggaggaggagggtgactCTGAGGAAGGCACGGAGCGGGACGAGGAGTACAGCCAGGGCGAGGAGGGGGTGTCGCACTCCTCGCTGGACTTTGACCGCGACGGCCAAGAGACCGCCACACACATCGAGATCATCACGCACGACGCCTCGCCTGTCGACACATAGCACCGTGGGAGAGGCGGACACGGCGAGTTGCATTGAGAGGAGAAATCCTGCTTTTTTTTGAGAAGCCTCGGGAGGTTGGCTTTAGAGTCGGCAGAGGCGTCTAGCTCTCCCACCCAAAGGGAACAGGCTTGCCTTTGGAGCCAGGGCCAGGACAGTCCATGAAGGAGCTCTCAGGAAACTGCTGCAGTCACTTGGGCCCAACGGGAAAACGGAACACATTACAAGGCCTGACAGACGGATCTGGGGCCACCGGCGTGGATGAGCATCTAGTCACCTGACATTatcaacattttctttttggggTATCCAGTGGCTTTTTTTACGAGGGGATGTCTTGAGGTAGCATATGAACTACTGATATACAGGTATTTGTAATGCAAAGAGTTTACTCTTTCTGTAACATACGTCTAAAGACTTTGTGTGCCTTTTTTTACAATCGTCTTTTTAAAGTTCTGTTTCTATTTATTGAAGTCATTTTAGTACATTTGAATGGTGAAATGTTTTGGCAAACAGCTGAAGAGAAGAATATTTTTATCTCTAATGAAGAGTGAATGCAAAGTCTTCCTTGTTACTTTCTATTGGGCAATACCTGAGTGAACAGAGACTCTGTCCTTACAAAAATGAATTCCACAAATGTGGCATCTTATATAGCGCTCATGTCATATGGGTGGAATATTGGGAAAAGGAAATGTTTTACAATGAGCACAGCttcattatttaataatatCTGATTATAAGATACccattgaagtaaaaaaaactacatcTGTTACCATGTATGCCACAGATTTGTTGCGGGTTTTAATATAAAACTAGTAATGTTCAAAACATTTAAGAAATTTGTTTGCTGTTAAGcacatttgtttaatttgcactgtatatattattcTGGAGAAAACAATGCTTCTTTTGTCATTGTCTATTATTTTGCCTCTGGAGTGATGAACTTCAAATTCCTACAAGGTCAGAAAGTgtgaaaaagcagaaattcagGAGTATAGAAGCACTTAGCTTTTTGATCAAAATGAAAGTCTTACTGGAAATGAGTAATGGCTCACATGAATTTCATTAATCAGAACCATTCCCTATATCTGATGGCAACAATACTTGTCACTTCCTCGTTGACCGCTAATTAGCTGTTGGCTTAAggcaaaaatagaaaaaatggcATTCAAGTCACACCATTGTGTATTAATGTCTTTTCACATTAGATACAAGAAAATTCTGAGATTGTGGACACTTTACCCTGACTATATCTGGTTATAGCCATGCTCACTATGCCAAAAAATATGATCAATTAGGCCTAGGTATCAATTTGGTTCATTGACACAAGCTTATGTTATATTCATTTACACCAGAGGCAAACTAATACTGTAGCACATCTCCTTATGTCACACAATCTGTATTTGATTCTCTGACACCATCTAGAACTCTGCACATATCAAGAACAGAAAGCAACCAAAAAGAATAGAAGCCTTCCATAGAAAAACTGTTTGTGCTGGTGCAATATGTGAGGGAGCTGCAAGAAAAACGCTTAAACGGACTGCTTAAGTCTATCCTTTGTTATCTCCATTGCCATCCTCAAGAGGTACTTCAACTCCAGTGTCTTTCACTGTTGTGTTGGCGTGAATTTGGCAAGCTGAGAAATTTcagcattaaaaaaagtgtTATCATCAGTACTTTGTCTTCGCACTTGGGAGTGAAGATTTAGCCGCACATTGCCTGCCCTCAAGCCTTGCACGAGCCCACGTTCATCCTTTGCTGTTTATAACAGTGGTATTTATTACTTTAacttgtaaataaaacaaatgttcattgtcaatttattttttatttatatgcaCAAGCATTACCTGGGGTAGGTAGTGTTAATGTGTCCTGGTTCAGACCAAGGAGCCTTTGAATTCTGTAGTatgtttttgtatatttatttatatattgcacAATAGTGGTCATTAGACATACGTAACCCATCGGAATCGAGGTGGTCATGGTGAAGGAAGTGGAAGTTTGATGTTGTATTTAAGCTATATAGTGCTTGTAGCACCTTAACTCTAACAATGCAGCATTTTGAATGCAGATTGCTGACGTTTCCGTGAAATTGGATCCAGTCGGCGGGAAGAAATAGGAaatccacatacagtataactgtTCAGAAAATGTAGAGCAGAAGGAATATTCTGGTGGCATGGTTATTTCACTGAATGCCAGTGTGAATTTCATATGATATCAATtacaaaaatgtgatctcataTAATTGTTGTGCTAATGTGAAATCTTCTCTGACCAAACTTGTTAGTggtttttaaattcaaatagtCTGTTTTACATTATAATCTATGTTAAAGCTTTTGGTCGAAATTGTGTCCAAATGGTTAGTCAGAATAACACTATCTGCATGACCAAGGGGTTTGTATGTCTGTTGAATACTGCGTTGTTCCAGGtggatattttaatattttttcaaatgtttcacacaatgTATGGTATACTATATATTGTGTTGGCAAAATCTTAAATACGTTTTTTTACGAAATTATTAAAAGAAAGCATGAATGAAACaaatctgtatttgtctttcataaGTCTTTCATATATGTGAAATAATTATCCAGTTGAATTCATGTAAATTCACTgtgcaatattttttatttcccaaacTAAATTATTGTGTTTAGGCTATTATTGTATATAGCATAATTTATAAATGActaactcaacatggtttacagGAATGGAACCAAAAAACTGTtgcaaatcccccccccccagaaaatcAGATCAAATGCACATAAAAGAGAAAGCAAAGCTAtagttggctggataactgcatggAGTTAAACCTGTGACCCTCCAAAATGTAcagcatggactgaagtaaggAGATCTTTTTCCAGGTTTTattcagcgcagttatccagctaacaccgTAATCCGGCTTTGTCAACTACACCGACAAATCCAGATATGCAGATATTTTAGCCCTTATGCTATGAAAGCTTTTCTGGGTGGTGTTAATGCACCAGAAAGCAGGACATTATTTAACAATTGGCTAATTCACTAATCAAATCATAATTCACTTTTGTGAAAAGCCCGAGTTTAATTCAAGAGATTTGAAACAATGGTCATTTTAAAGCAATCTAGAAATGTGTCACGTCACATCATACGCCATTGGAAAGCTTATACTCTTCACTACTTTGCAATCACAATTTTTTACAAGAAATCAGGAATGAACTGAAAAGATTCAAAGATTCAGTAAATAACAACTGGGGTGCGATGAGTGGCCAATGTAATTGCCTTACCATTTGTGTGTTCTTCAAAGGGAAATTTTCAAAAGGACATCTCTATGTGTAAAACCAATGGAGATTGTGTATGGATTCCATATTTAGTCACTGATATTGATAGTAGATAGAATTGGAATACCTCTGGCTATTTTTGGCTTCATTTTCTTGCTACCATGTGGTAAGAATTTTTGGTAGTGAAATGTTTACTCCCAGATAGATGCTTTACCTGTATGCAAATTACTTCTGGTAATACTTGTGGAAATTATTGAGCAGGATAGTAAAGATTCACATTTGAATGGCGATGCTCCGTCAGACAGACAAAGCAGCACTGCAACTCTCATTCTCAACCTCTTACTAAACAATCTTCAATGTTCCATTTCCATGTTTCCGATGATCCTCTTAAGGACTGCCTACCCTGCTTTTGTAGtttttgctttattcagacCAGTAGAATACAAAGAGGGTAACAGACAGAGAAAGGACCAGCTGAGATCCGCATATCGCCCAAGAGTATGCCACTAGTCTTGCTGCAGATTTTCTTTAAGCCAGTAAAAATACCACCCATTAACCTGTATACTGTAACACCAGCTGGGTTAATGCAGTACTTTGATAGGATCCTTGCCTTTCTACTACAACTGATTTGTGGTCAGCAAAATAGTGTGAAATGCCTGGTGAGCTTCATCTATACCAtccaaatacagtacattactttAAACATTAAACAGTAACTTTAAAACAATGTATTACATAACATTCCCTACTACCAAGTCATTTGATCTCTTTTTTTGCCTGACACTAGTCACTCTAGACTAGGTTTTACAAGTTTGACCGAAAAGGAATGTTTGCCATTTCCATTTGCTGCTCATCATTTTCATCAAAAATCTTCAACTGAGAAGCAGAAAAATGATTGACCCAATCACCAACCTCCCCTGCAAGAGAAAGATAGAGTTATCCCAGCACACAAACCATTGCAGCTAACTTCTCATCCATTTATCCTCACCTAGTGCAACCATCTCTCAGTAAATTACATAAAGCTCCTAAAACACCTAAATAACAACTGCATTTAGCTTGATAATGATAAATTTACTTGATAATAAAACTTGATGATAGTTAATATTTCACCGGACTTATCAGAAACAGTCATGTAACTTGTTTGGCACTGTGAGACAATTGCATATGGGTAGTGCTTGCAGTCTTAACATTCCGTATACGCCCCtagtcctaagggtaaaaaatgacccgccttcactaaacccctaaaataaaacagcttcattgaatttttaaccccaaatctatttgcatgaaacaacctgtcactcatcattTTGGTGGTTTTTGGTGCCGTttaacatagtggcgggtcattctTGACCCTTAATACAACACAAGGGTTATTGCTGATTGAGTATAAATCTCATGAGCAAATCCCCTCATAATAGAATAGAAAAGctgatatttttgaaaaaagagCCAAACCTTTTCTCATGAATGCAGAGATGGATTGATCAAACATATTCTTGGGAATAAAGCTGTAGTTGGTCATGGGGTTCTCCTTCATGACCTCAAAAGACGTGAGCTCCACAATGCGCGCTATAACTTCTTCAGAGACTGACAGATCCAGGTACTGCATGATGCGTTCCACTTCCCGTTGTGGATTCTGGAGGAATGCAGATAACAGGCCTGAGACGACTCATTTTGATTTAGAAAGACTGGACAAAATGATGCCAGGTGGGTTTGTATGGGAGTGGGTGCAATACAAACTCACCTCTTTCAGatcttcataaaataaatatagtatattccttttctctctctctttccagtACCCCTTAACATGGTCATACCAGGAGCCCCAGCCCACTGTGAATAGGGCGAAGAGAGCAACATTGAAAAAGTTTTCTGTACGAGAGATTAAATATCAGTTGAAACTATGTTGAATGGGAACTGTTTTGGAGTTGCATTTTAGACAAATTTTTTCCTAAGCACCTATTTTACCTTTGATGTGTTGAATGATCATACAGCTCAGTCAGTTTATCGAGGCAGATCTGTATCTCTTAACTGCTTGTTTTTTGCAAAGTGATTGGCCTTGACAGGAGGGGTTACCTTGAGAAGGTACGGGTTTGGTCCTGATccgccattttatgtttttccctttttttattgtatCGTAGGCCTAGTTCATAGAGAGCACAGGGAAAGGGGAGGACAGGGAAATATCATCTTGATAATAAAAAAGCTTGTAAAGTAAAATTTTATCTCAAAAAGCCAAATTCACTTAACCCCTTGGAAACTAAACTGACCTGTCCGCCAATTCCTTCTGGAACGTATCGGTTGCTAGAAACCCTAAAGTGGTCAAAATCTGTAAAGGGACTGATATTGGCTGGTTTCTGGAGGTTGGTCACTCTACAATTTGGCCCAATTCAGCACCCACTCATAAGCCAGTCATTATCATGGGCCAAAAAATCCTTGTGGTCCCtgaacaccctctccctccGAAGACTGCCATTGGCAAAATCTGCCAACAGTGTTAAAGCAACCATTGCACATTGTTATGCACCCAGCCTTTTAAAACCCTTTCACAATTAATGGAATTTCTTAACACTTTGAATCAATCAGTGTGGACTAATTGATGCCCCAAGTccattatgaaaattaattgaaaatagagatattttttctgtttggttatttgctttattgCTAACAAAACAATTACTCGTGCTCATGGATTTTCCACTGACAATTAATATTATTAGCAGCCTTCCAAAATTTTGAGTCAAAATAATTGAGTGAAATTGTCATTAgaacatattttctttatttcactaCTTTGCCTACAGAGTCGCtatttctctctgcctccataatgtgcgtacgcatgggtcaaaGTTTCCTtgtcaaattttattttataaatcacTTTATAATGAATttatgcttagaaagtggcatGCGCACATTTTAAGcccttttttgtgcatttgcaATGGTTATTAAAGAGGCCCCGGGTATCTACATCTACCATCTATCATTTTTCAGGACAGATATTGTCCTGATTTCTCACTTCCATCAACCTCATTGTGAATCTCACCAGCATCATAGAATACTGGCAACTGCTTTCAGAAAAAGTAAAGAAGATGAAATTTCACTTACAGTCCCCGTTCATGAACTTTTGGATGTAGTTTTCCCAGGATCCTGGTTCAGGCTGCGTCAAAGTCATCCTGTCAAAGTGGTAATAGCTTACCAAGTTGTCCTTGGCATTGCGGGCCACATAGATCACCTGGGCATAGTAATTGTAAGAGTGGTGAGGGGCAGGAAGAATCAATTCAAGTAACACTTACATGCACAAAACAGTGCAGCATTCATGCCCTGATAATGAGTAAAGTCAGTCTTTGCCTTACCTTGCATTTCTTTTCCCAGAATCCCTCAGGTATAAGCTGGATAGCCAAATGTGTCTTGATTATTCTTGGTGGACTCATTTGGTAAAGGAGGTCTAGTCCTGAGAGATTGAAGGGAAGCATTTTGAGTGGCATCAGAAATGGTGGGAGACGAGATGAataccttgccaactgttaagcatggaggtggtcattacacacacacacacacacacacacacacacacacacacacacacacacacacacacacacacacaatatatatataacaagGAGACAAATACCAGAAAGCATTGGAGGGGGGTAGAATATCTCAAGGAATGGGCTCCTCAGAACTATAGGACCTCTCTTGCATGCTTCTTTGTCTCCATTGTGAAGTAACAGGTCTACTATTTCCTGAGCCCAGGTAGTTCCTACATGACATAAAAAAGGCAGAATCACAGAAAGGAAAGGCAGAAACAACATGTACTTCATCAGAACATAAATTATTGAAAACTGTCTATAAACCAGAGAATTtgaataattcattaaaaataaaagtcattTTATACAGCTAGGTCACTCATTTTGCTACACTGTAGCATTCAAGCTTACTATGCAGGGCGAGTATGAAATATTCACATCGCACTTGTAAGGACAGAAATTAATCCTGGACAATTTACCCCGCTCTCCCATAATTCTGCCCCTAAACCTAAATTCAGAGTTAAGCCATAACTTAATATAAACCGGTTGCACCAACTGAATTAGTTCCGACGTAGAGTTAAGGTACAACTTCAAATTTACATCTACCTACTAGGTGTAAAGTCATTCCTAAAACAGCCGTTGACATAGCGCATCAATTTGAAAGATTGGGAAACTTAAGAAGAGAAATTCAGCGCTATATAAGCTACCAGAGCATTATCCATGATAGATGACGCCTTTAATTTGTATGATAAGATTCACGTGCACTCGTGCTTTCATTTTCGGCAAGCGGAGATAAAGAAAATAATCGACCATAACGTTCTGTGAGTAGCTAATAAATTACTCCCTAAATTATAAGaggttataataaaaataaggaataaatatcaaaaatatttcaaaatatgcagttgacgggccggcactctgtatcaaaatatTGTACAGCGGTACAGTAATTCCAGCACATTGGTTGATAATTgtttctaactgccacagctaatggtgtttcaacgtcagcgcgatATAGCGTAAGTATTAATTGTACAACCGAACAAATACACAACTTCAGTTCACAACGTGATATTTACTGTGGAGTTTACACTCTAACTTGCGATCATCCTCATCCTATTGCTCACCTGCTTTGGGATAAGTAGCAATGAGGACGTCAGTAGGGTTCCTGCTTTCTCTATAGTCTGGctgtatttcaatgttttttctaTTGCGGTTCTTCAAGACACCGAAGAGAGAAAAGTATTCTTCTGAAGGGTTCAATCTGTGTTCTTCTCAATTGTAAGTACTTAGTTAATTCTTCTCTCTGCTTTTTGTAGCTCCCTCAAACATTACTTATTATTTAACATTACTAATTACTTTTCTATCTGTATCTgtgctggtgtctgtgtgtgtataccccCATAGCCTTTCTCTTCTCAGTTTAGGATGTATAGGACATTGACCTTCAACTTTCCCAGCCTTTAGGTAGCAGTGATTTACATGTATTATTATGAGCGTTTATTCGTTTCTCTGTGAACCTTGATGCAGCCCTCACCTGCTGCACAGCCGCTGGCTGCTCTCAGACATCTGAGCCAAAACAAAGTTTTACGGCTCTGGGAGAGAAACCAACCTTTCATGGCCTCCAACACAGATCAGCAAGCTAAAACACATCATGCTCTACCCCAGATAATCACCAGCTATCTCTACCCATCCGGTAGTTTGAAAAATGTGAATTCCACTGGTCAGTAAAACTAAGCCTTTCCCAGTAGGACTGTCCTCTACATACAGTATTCAATACtcccaccagacctgggtcaaataatttTCGcaattaaatacttttctgtacttgATTGATTTTGCTTGATCctccttttctgtgctcaacagAGTTTGAACAATCCAGCAATGAAAGCTGTTGGTCTACTCAGCCATCACACTGGGaagtctgtgtctctctggttCCTTTCTTCCCTCTCTTTTGAGAGGAGGGGTTGCACTCCATACACTAGGTGTCGTTAGTAACTCCTCTCCACACGTACTCATGTCAGGGAGCTTCTTTCTAATAGAGGAAGAGGTGAGAACCTCTGAGTATTATGGGGTGGCATCCTAAAAACAATTGTTGATGATTTGAACACACTGTTACAATTTATGAGCCCGTCATGGCATCTAGCAATCTAAACAGGTTTTAAACTTTCTTTTGTATCAGACACAGATGGTTACACAGCGTTTAACCACACCAACCAGTCAGAAAGCACATAAATCAAAGTCTTACGAATTTGTTTTTGGCTGCTCTGTTTGATTTGTGACATAGGCTACATTATGagagttttaaaaaatatttcttcgACCCCCAGAAGTCTGTCAACAatgctgatttattttttattttgggcagACAAGATAAGACTGTCATTTTAGGGACTCCAAACTTTCctcaaatttttttaaattttattattatttttattgatttatttattgatttatttattgatttatttattatttatttattgataccAGCAATTTTGCTAAGAAATGATGTGAAACTGAGctatatatgcaggtgtagacaggtgtagacaattggcttgagagcagcatgagaatggaaatcaggtgtggaggattgacaagttaacaaggtaattagtaatcgttagtaataaacctatcctgccctagcattagtaaattagtaaatgacatgcacaagaaacgtaaggtaacatgaacacatggttagaatgttagtattacccaatcctgatctaaagttagtagattagtaagaagacaagggaaattgaaacaattagggtgtgagtgacagaaagggagagagagaaagcaggaatgcaagatttgcagaaagacacgaaaaagtgtatgctaatcaatgaacagtacaacataacatgaaacataaattgtgacataacaagtttgcaaaactatgacaataaactatattacgtgacatgaaaagactaacataatacgtgacatgacaataacataaccaagtcaataactaaacataaaacatgacatgacaagcatgaaacgtgacaacttTGTCTATATAAGGAATATGATCCTGTTTTTGGCGTGCATCAAATTATCCTGGATTGATTAAGCAATTTACATTAACGTTTCCGAAACAATAGGAAATGCGCGTACAGTAACTGTTAAGACATGTAGAGCAGAAGGAAGACTGAATTTCATTGAATACCAGTGGGAATTGCACATGATTTccataataaaaatgttatttcatatAATTGTTCTGCTAATGTGAAATCTTCTCTGACCAAACTTGTTAGCAGTTTTTAAATTTGAATAGTCTGTTTTACATTATAATCTATGTTAAAGCTTTTGGTCCAAATTGTGTCCAAATGGTTTGTCAGAATAACACTGTATCCTGTTTGCCCCGCTTCGTTGGGCATTAACTCTTGGGATTACGAGAGGGCTTGCCTGACACATTCATGCTTCCCTTGTGCAGCCAGTATTGCTGATTGCAGGAGGAGTTGGTAATCGCAAACAGGTGCTAGTGATGTATATAAACCGAGTCTTGTTGAAGACTGGTGTTTCTGTGTTGCATTTCACGTCCTTTTCattcagtgaaaacatgtttttagaatttttagcaaatgtattctctcatttatataagtactcagacccttaattcagtatttTGTATAATATTACAGGAAGCATACTTTAGTTGCTGCTTATACAATAATTTGTCACTGAGATCTTGCCCCAAACTGACATGTAATAATTTGGGCTATATCTCAAGGTCAGCTTAATGTAGGAATGCActttaaaatgcactttatcTACTTATaccaaatataattatttacatttgtaccaaaacatttttaattacattaaatgttAAGTTTAATTTGTTTACTTTCATAATAGGAAAACTCTCCTCACCTCAGATTAGTGTGATTTTGGCCACATGTAAACAGGAATGCAaggtcacacaaaatggctattACATTTTTCAGGTAGTGCCCCTTTTTTTGGAGAAATTAACTTACccatgtgacaacttaccccgcTCTCCCCTACTTGCACGCCTGGTCCCCATCCTATTGCTCACCTGCTTTGGGATATGTAGCAATGAGGATGTCAGTAGGGTCAGGGCAGAAAGCCCAAACCGACTCAATGTTTTGGGCGATGGGCTCCCTCAATGGGACTCCTCTCACTTTCTTCAAAGGAAAGCGAAAGAGTAAATTTCCTGCTTTCTCTACAGTCTGGCTGTATTTCAGTGTCTTTTCCATTGCTATTCTTGAAGACACTGAAAAGAGACaagagagaaaatatttttctgaaggGTTCTTCCAGATTATAAGTACTTGGTTAGTTCTTCTCTCCACTTTTTCTAGCTCCCTCGAAACATTTACTTATTTTACATTACTTATTACTCCCTCAAAACATTAGTAATTATTTAACATGACTTATTTATTACTTTTCCATCCGTATCTGTGctggtgtctctctgtgtgtgtatattcctaTAGCCTTACACTTCTCCGTTCAGTTTGCATAGCATATTAATATTTAACTTTGCCTGCATTTAACGTATTTTACATCCCTTCTGGTATATTTTACATCCCAACCGGCCCGCCAGCATCCCAGTATATCTGAGACCCTTCACTATTTGCATACTCTTTGTGTTGTAAATTGGGTGATCTTTGCCCATCAAATTGTTACATAGCTTAATAATCC includes these proteins:
- the LOC133129117 gene encoding sulfotransferase 1C2-like, which codes for MEKTLKYSQTVEKAGNLLFRFPLKKVRGVPLREPIAQNIESVWAFCPDPTDILIATYPKAGTTWAQEIVDLLLHNGDKEACKRGPIVLRSPFLEIFYPPPMLSGLDLLYQMSPPRIIKTHLAIQLIPEGFWEKKCKVIYVARNAKDNLVSYYHFDRMTLTQPEPGSWENYIQKFMNGDLGWGSWYDHVKGYWKEREKRNILYLFYEDLKENPQREVERIMQYLDLSVSEEVIARIVELTSFEVMKENPMTNYSFIPKNMFDQSISAFMRKGEVGDWVNHFSASQLKIFDENDEQQMEMANIPFRSNL